Within the Duncaniella freteri genome, the region GTGAGAGTCCGTTGTCATTCTCATACTCACATATCGCCGGAATCACAAGCACAGTCCAATCTTGCGGCTCGGCTTTCAATATGCGCCCTGCCAAATCGTCTTCATGCCAGCGCGTCATAATAAATAGCTGTTTGCTCTCATTGTGAAGTCGGGTTGTCAGTACGGTATTGTACCAATTCCACACCTTTTCACGATATGTAGCCGAGTATGCTTCGCTTGCGTCTTTAACCGGGTCGTCAATGATTGCAATATCGACCGGCGTACCTGTCAAGCCGCCGCCAACGCCGACAGCTTTGTAGAATCCTTGTCGCCCGACTGTTTCAAAAATATCCACATTACGCAAATAGCCTTTTGTGTCAGTTCTCACATTAGAGCCATTGAGATAAGTGTTAGGGAAAATTGCCTGATACTCTTTACTGTCGATTGTGCGCTGTATCGAGCGAGAGAATTGAGATGCAAGATCAATCGTATATGAACTGCCGACTATTCTTAAATCGGGATTCTTTCCGAGTACCCAAGCCGGAAAGTTGCGAGAGATGATTTCTGACTTACCGTGCTGCGGCGGCATGAATACCATAAGATTTTTGATTTCGCCATTATATAGTTTCTGACAATAATCAGCGATTAAGATATGAAACCACTCCGCACGATATTTCGGGTTGACATAGCCGAGAAAAGACGCAAAGCGTTCCGGCGCATCTCGCTTCAGCTTAATGCGCTTCAATTTCAGTAGCCTTTTCATCGTGTCACTCTCCGTTGATGTCATTTTTGTATCATTTCGAGCCGTTCAATTTCGGCTGCGAGTTCTTCGGGTGTCATTTGCTCATCCGGGTCACTATCTTTCTTAATCGCCACATCGTTGCGCTGCCGGTTCTGATAGTGTTCCGGGTCAAGATTGCAAAGCAAGAAGATTGCGGCCGCAACATCTGATTTGACGTGAACGGTCGTAGTCTTTCTTCGCATTCGGTGTATGATTGGCTGTGAGGGGTTTTGTGGATTCTGCCGGTATTCGGTGTTTTCTTCCGTAATTTGGTGGTCATATCCTTTTGCTGATTTGGCAAGCGATTCAACCAACTCCCGGCATAGATGCTCTTTGAAATACTGCTTTGCTCGGTCTATCGCTTCGCGAAATTCCGGCTTCTGCAACCACTGATAGTAAGTCTTGTGGTGCAAGCCCATCGCTTTGAAGAAGTCTTTGAGCTTCGCGCCGCCGTGTTCCATTAGGCCGTTCTCCATTATCCACTCCTCACACTCTTTGATTTTAGCTTGGGAGTATTTAGCCATAGCGGTTATTCTTTCTTTTTGTATTTCTCTCTGATGATTTTTGGAGCCGTAAGAGTCCAATTTACGCGGTGGTGTAAACGCTTCTGATTGACATACTCGTTACCCATAGTCCGCACTTTGACTGATGACGGCTGATACATGACCGTGAAAAACGACTTGAGATAAGTGCCGGAATCGAGATATACTTCAGTCATGCCACCGGCATTCGATTGAGTCTGTTTTTGCAAGAGGCATATTTGCTGAATCTGCAAAAACAAGTCGCCGGTTGAAGTATTGCGCGTGTACGTGTTCACATCTTCATTGATGCGCCCAAGAAACGTGAATCGCCGTTCAGTGTCGCAAATAAACGAGTTCATTGCTTTTCGCTTCGTGCGTAGCTGCTTGCCCTCGCCACCGGCACCACCGCCGAGATAATCGCCACCCTGCGCCATTGCGATTGACTTAGCCGGAATCTTCTTGAAGAAGTCGAGCATAATATCAAAGACGGCATCGAGATTGCGGATTACCTTGTCTTTGGTAATGTAGCGTAGACGGTTATCAAACCTCCATTCAAAGACTGTATAATCATCGTCAAGCTCGATAAAGTAGCGATAGCCGAGTTTCTTTGCGATGTCGAAACAAGCATTTCGGGCATACACAATCGTGCGTCTATCTCCAGGCACTCCCTCATCGAATGTTTCAGCGATTGCGGCTTTGTCGAAGATTACTACATTCTCGTTGCCGAATCGTGATATGTATTCCGGCGCGGATGGGTCTTCGTTGTCAAGCACGATGACAATACGCCCGGTATAGCCCGACTTCTTCAAGCTGTCATAGGTCACAACTCGGTCAGCTCTGCCGTGAGAGAGGATAAAAGCGACAAAATTCTTATTCTTCATCATAATCTTCTGCGATGTCGTTTTCGGTTAGAGCTTCTTCATCCGTAATGTCGCGTTCAACGCGGTAAGCATTCGCGAGGTCTTTGGTCAGTGTGAT harbors:
- the terL gene encoding phage terminase large subunit, which produces MTSTESDTMKRLLKLKRIKLKRDAPERFASFLGYVNPKYRAEWFHILIADYCQKLYNGEIKNLMVFMPPQHGKSEIISRNFPAWVLGKNPDLRIVGSSYTIDLASQFSRSIQRTIDSKEYQAIFPNTYLNGSNVRTDTKGYLRNVDIFETVGRQGFYKAVGVGGGLTGTPVDIAIIDDPVKDASEAYSATYREKVWNWYNTVLTTRLHNESKQLFIMTRWHEDDLAGRILKAEPQDWTVLVIPAICEYENDNGLSQRHIGDALWPWKHSLAKLLKQQQRAPREFSALYQQHPTIEGGNIVKRDWFRKISMAEFLSLRYNEPMHFYLDTAYNKKKVGKDNDPSGILAACRIQNNIYIYDAQSVYKEMPDLLRFLPEYISAHKGTRESKLNIEPKANGISVVQMLREISTLNVKETPTPTDDKEVRFRVVSPRIECGRVFIVEGSWNEDFLNQVCAFPASTHDEFVDVLGYAINDLYEEDDDNFDYDDLQVF